AGCTTTAAATGCGTATGAGGGAGTGGGGGAAGATGCTAGATGTATCACATTTTGCTTATGTTGTTTTTTAAGGAtggatatatttgaaatatattaaaacaaagtgGTCCAGTGACATATAGTGTCCGACATAATAGGTATGGTCACATTTAtcccttttattttaaatgtgatttactatatttaatgatattttattatattatttataatttagacGTTTTGTATGAATTAAGAGTGTTTTcagatgttttttgtattttagatGGGACAAAAAAAGTTCAGTAAGCACTAAATGTGATTACAGAACTTTAACTCCAAATCTTGAAATTGTAATTACATCAGAATAAGCTGTTACTATCagtcattttcaaatgttttctggCAGAGCATTTGTTATGATATGTGATCTTGTCCATTGTTAACAGATAATATTGTATTTGATCTAaatttaaacagccatgaatattTCAGTTAAATGAATCCACTAAAGTATTTCCCATAAACGGAAAACATACACATTACATATATCAGAAAATGTCATCATCAAGGTCAAACtgcatttacatttcaaataatgtaatacaTAAATGTGTCATGTTCAGAAGCTTATCAGGAAATAATTCTAATTGTAATGTAGTGAATAATTTTCAACATTCAACAATTTTCAACATCGACTGACACACCTTACCCTGTTTAGAGTATCTGATACACTTTACTTCACTACCATTTAAACGTTTCATTTAACGATTCATTGCTGAAAAGTAAGAATTCATGGTCTACTAACATCATTGAAAaatgattatgtgacactgaaaactagagtaatggcagctgaaatttccgctttgccatcacaggaataaattacatttaaaaatataatcaaatagaaaacagttattttaaattgtaataatatatcacaataatacactttccaaatacattaaaaagtacatatatatttatacataagtTTGCATTGACATATAATAACCAGGCAGCTGTGCATCATGGGCCCTTTATAAATGtttggtcatgtgacaataattATGTAGAGTTTCTCCAAAAACTTCTCACTAGGTGTTTGCTTCAACAGAGATGATGCCAAGTTTATCTGCGTTGAAGCAAACACCTACTGAGAAGCAGCAGGTATGTCTGCATTTCCCCAACGTTAATCAGGTGAAACAGGAAATCACGCCACAAAATGCAGAACAAGAAATATGTTTATCTAGTGAAGGGCACAAATGAGTAAACAGTTCACACGTCCAGCTTGTCACACCCCAACATACGCAGGTATAATGAGGAGAGCAGGAAGTGTCATTTTTTTATCGTAATGTTTTTGCAATCCAGGGCATCAAGCTCCTCTTCCTGTTGCTTCATTGAATGACTCCCTCATTTTAATGGTGCTCATCCTCTGCCTGTTCCATGAACCTGCCATTCCTCTGAACTCTCCGACATCTTACAAGAAATTCAAAGGTCAGTCAACGTGATACTTTTAACATTCATTGAAATCAATAATGGGACCAGTTTCTCGGTTCAGATTCTCATGAGTAGATCACTGGATTCTTCTGAATTCTTCCTTTATTTGCTGCAGCTCACAGATAAAGCTGTAAACAGGAACTCCTCCATCTAATCGTGACAACAGAGGAGTTCAACCTAAACACCAAAACAAGTCGGTAGGGAGCACCTGAAGTGGATCTGAACAGTCTGACATGTGAATCATTGTGTAGAACAACTGGTTTTGATGAGTAAGTCATGTAGATGCTGTACAGGGAAAAGTCTTGTTTCATAATTGAAGTTCAATGTTTCCTCAAGCGAAAATGAATAATGAGAATgtataatcagtcattaattcgGCTGAAAGTTGGACAAATACAAGCGGCCCAATCTAAATCTTAATATCTGCTATCTGCTATCTAAATACATCATTCCATTTAAAGCAACATTTCAACACAGTtgctatttaaaatgttatgcacaattaattacaaataattttatgaaaaagtgTTTTGTTGCCTTACAAGCAAACTGGTGTTTGTTACCAGACTTTTCCTTCTTGGATGTCTCTACTGGAACAAAAGCTTTAATTCGCTCTTAGTTGAGTCAAGTGCTAAGGTAAAACATTCTTGACAGAATAAGTCTTTTTTTGAAACATGACTAAATTTATGTTGCACCTCTTTACAAACCATCCCcaacattaattaattataaatttttaaatttttatatccGTATGCCAACTAACCCCACTCACACTCTTTTCAGTCTGGCATCATCATTTATTACAGGcttcaatattttaaatcaaaattcatAAAATGGATAATCCCAGTCCTGGTTCTGATTGCTATTTTTTGTTGCATGTTGTGCCTATAACAACAGTCTTCTGCCAGTGATACACAATATGGCCTCCTGTGCCttggttaaataacttttttttttttttaaatacctttttttaaatagcttcCTGTATTTTTATAACAGCTTCGGCTGAAGGGGTTCGTTTTAGTTTTGACATTCAAAAATTGAGAAGTTGAACTCATAGTGAGAACTTTTAATAATTGAATGTCATGATAATATCATAGTGAATCAAGACGACAAACATTCGGATGTCACAGAATGCACTTATcaacagacattaaaaaaaaaaaaaaatgttttgaaacgtttatttaattttttattatacaacTGAAGAACCTTTCCTCATAGGTCTATAGAAAAACCTATATGGACTAGTGGTTTGATGAATCCAGAAACTAATACTCTGATCTTATGAACTTGTAATGTGTCATCAAGACCTTTTTTAATTtccaaaatcacaaaaaaaaaaaataaaatacaactcaaGAACCTGAAAAGGAGAAAATGTTTTGCTAAACTTGAGGTGCTAAAATAACAGTTGAGAATTTGTTTTAGTATATCCAACCAAActcttgtaaaatgtgtgtgtatatatatagcttatattttaggttttaataaaaatctcattctattaattgtttattaaagaCTTGTCATATAGGAAATGTCTGCTACACTGACTGAAAACCATGTCTGTCGCTCCGTCAAAATAATGTGATGAAAACAAACCCAACCAAGAGCTAATGACGTGATTTGGTAGTAAAGCTGTTGAAATATTTTAGTCTCCCGTGATTTTTCTGTCGCTGGTCTCAGGTTTCAGTCAAGGAGGAGCTGAGATCCTCCCGTGGGCCTGCGCTGGAAGCTGCTCGTCTCATATAAAGCGCTTCTCAATGCCGGAGGAAACAGTGAATCACAGCTTCAGAGGGAGTCGAGCACCATCCACTCATCTCTCTCACACTGCTCTTCAGCCACCAGCTGCTCAGTCAAAGTCATCTCTGAGTGAACTTTTACGAAATTCAACAACGAAAGAAAAACTCTTGGTCACACCCGCGCCCGAGAAACAAAGTTTGAGACGAAGGGAAGCTGAAGTTTTGAGAGCGCACATGGCTGCTCTGATAAGCGCGTATTCGTCCTGGCCGGAGAGCTTTGAGTGCTCTGCGGGAAATGCGGACGTACCTGACGGACACACCTCCCACAGAGCTCCCGCGGACAAGGTGTCGGAGCCGCGCATCAGGAGACCCATGAACGCCTTTATGGTGTGGGCCAAAGATGAGCGCAAGAGACTCGCAGTGCAGAACCCCGATCTCCACAACGCGGAGCTGAGCAAGATGCTGGGTGAGACATCATTAATACTATTTGtgtaatattcattattattaacagctcctatttattatttttattagactattattactattattattactactatagtAGGAGATTGTTATTAATATCACTGTGAGGCTTGTGAGGCTTCATCGAAATTCAGTTTTGAAtcagttgtgttttgttttcatgcatCGATTTCAGAAAGTGGGATGTTTAATATTTACTAAACTAAttatacaaaaattaaaagataTAAGTAATTTTGTAAGCTTGAGAAATGTAAAGCGTAAAGCACGCAGAGAACTTGAATCTGTTCGAGACGAACCTGAactgaaactaaactgaaataaatcacagtgtgatataaattgtatttatttagatcAAGAGCGCATATTATCATGTAACACGTGGGAGACTTTATTACAATCATAAATACTATATAGAAATGcaatcatataaaatataaaaatatataaacaataataatataaaataaataatagaaataatttcAAATTCATTAATTTGAAATTAGTCGGATCTTTGGGTTTGTATAAGAAATAACTGAAAGAAAAGTGTCAAACTTCATGGGATAATGAATTaagaagttgtttttattttgttattttttattgtatgttagtattttttaattagtttttaatacTGTTATACATTATTTCAGTTGTGATAAATTTGCAGACCTGTTTTAACAGTTATTGGCATTtataggatttttatttattaatttattcaagtaTTCCTAAAAGCTGAAAATGATAAACTCAGTATAATTACTGCcaatattatatttcaaacattataaaatgaatgccaagctacaaatacattttaaaagatatgtaccttttaaaagataaaaaaaaaactatggtgcaaaaatatctatatttttataactGACATTATACGCAATTTTACTAGCTGatgaatatttcttttttattatttatgttgaaatataaaaaaaaaatagttatgaagacatttaatttaactttgtttgctgCACACAATATAAGCATACAAACGAACtatttttaaaactaataaaGCAGTTAATGATTTTGTGTTGGTGCTTGTAAATGGAATAACTAACTGGGCAATCTCAAAAACttcaaactgttcctttaaaaatacagtattaaGTCGAATGCTCCTGTTTTTCCCCCCTCAAACAGGAAAGTCATGGAAAGCTTTAACTCCACCGCAGAAGAGGCCATATGTGGAGGAAGCGGAGCGGCTGAGGGTGCAACACATGCAGGACTACCCCAATTATAAATACCGTCCCCGTAGGAAGAAGCAGCTAAAGCGCATCTGTAAACGCGTGGACCCTGGTTTCCTCCTGACCACCCTCGGCCCCGACCAAAACTCCCCCCGAGGCTGCTGTCACCCCCTCGATAAAGACGACGAGAGCGCTGTGAGTGGCAGTGTCAGCTTCAGTTCTCCCAGCGCAGCTTTACCCGGCGTCAGGGTCTTCAGAGATCCCGCCAGTTCCAACAGCAGCTTCGATACGTACCCATACGGCTTGCCCACGCCACCTGAGATGTCGCCTCTGGACGCCGTGGATCACGAACACCAGTCCTACTACTCGCCCTCCAGCTCAGTCTCCACCAGCTCCTGCTCGTCTTCCACCTCTTGCCCAGATGACAGGCGTCCCACCCCGGTGCACATGAGCAGTCCACACCCCTACCATCCCGATTACTCCCAGCATGTACCTTTGCACTGTGGGAGCTCACATTTGGGCCACATCCCAATGTCCCATCAGGGAAGTGGGGCGACCCTTATCACATCTCCTCCATTGTCCTATTACAGCCCTTCGTTCCCGCAAGTTCAGATCCATCATGGGCATCAGGGGCACCTGGGCCAGCTCTCGCCCCCTCCAGAGCAGGGGCACATGGAGGGTCTGGATCAGCTGAGCCAGGCTGAATTGCTGGGTGAAGTAGACCGAGATGAGTTCGACCAGTACCTAAATTCTACTAGTTATCACCCCGAACACGGTGGGATGACAGTCACGGGACACATCCAGGTAACGCCAGCTTCTGTTTGCTCCAGCAGCACTACAGAAACCAGTCTCATCTCCGTATTGGCCGATGCCACGGCAGCCTATTACAACAACTACAGCATTTCATAAACACCAAAACAGAGACAgttgacacagacagagactgtGGGCTCGACAAGGGTCAGCAATGTGACTGACAGGTGAAAGGAAGGCCGCGGAGGGAGCGGAAAAGAGAAGCTACAGGAAGTCAAAGGACACCTCAGGGAtgcatagataaaaaaaaaatgaagttcattcccatctttgtttccaaaagaAGAACGGaagtaaaagaaaaaatggaCAAACATAGAAAATCCTCTCATATCTTGCCACAAAAGCATGTACATATGCTATAAAGCTTATTTATATATCGAATTGCTTTGCATTACAGCTTATTGTATTGCTTTTTTTCAGTCCAGATatattcaattgtttttttttttttttgaacctcAATTGTTTTACCTCAAGATTTATTTAAGTGAGGCTGGTCTCTTCCTTTATAGGACTTAATTTTGAAGGAAATTCTTCCCTTTCATTTCCCTTTACCTTCatttcaaaaaaatgtatttgtatactCATAAacaattaaaagaataataataataatgaatactaTTGTATGTCAATTTAGGTTTGCCATATTAATTTAACTGAAATTACATTTCGAGTTTTATACATTTAGCATTCTCACTTTTGATATCCACACTGATGTCAATAACAAGCGAATTACTGTATCAATATTGATGTTTGTTGATCGCCATTCTGTTTGGCCGATTTCATGATAAATTGCATTGTTTATGCCCATTTAAGTACAGCACAATGGTTATGTCTGTAGGTCTggacttaagaaaaaaaaattgcagatgCTCTTCATTTTGTGATATATTAAAAGTGAATGTTCTGAGGCCCCATCTGAATTGGACGccacttaataaaaacaaaaaataaatacaggtgACTCTTGATTTTGTAATGTCTGGTAGATCGAGACTTTTTGGTCgcttttagtagtagtagaaagTATAAACTGCTTTATTGGAAGTTAAAGGTTTATTTTCAGCTTCGTTATAATTATTCAGttctttttcatttgaattattatcatcattattattactcgTGAGTATATAATTGCTTTATGtaagttaaatatgtttttgttttgtttttataaacttATAGTATATAAACTTCTTTACAGGatattaataaatgttcttttcatccacatttatttcttaaaaatatttaactgaatgtttatttaatgtttccaCTATTTGTGGAGCTtttttgcatacatttattttaatactgaaTGCTACCGTTTGAGGTCCTTTCAAGAAGCTGACctctacattttttattattgtgcgtCGCCATAACCATAGTGTTGGAAACTGGCGGCATCCACCCTAAGTTCCTAGTTTGCTATCAGCAACACCCATTATGCACTCAGTTTCACTCCTCTGCGGATCAGAGGATTAGTGTAAAACAGGCTCTGCTGTTTTTCTCCCCGCCTCCATCTCCACAGGCCTTTTGTTTCCCCTCGTCTTATTCTGGGTGTGTGTCTTAAGCAGATCGCTGGAACACCCCTCCTACCCTACCTTCGCCCCCCTCTGCTGCCTGTCCTATCTTGCTGATGCAGACTTTCATAATCTCtgcgaaataaataaatacacctcGTCCACGTTTTACACGTTCATcgtttttatttctctctctctgtctctctctccctctcttttcaaATTCCTTCTCTTTTCTGATAAAAGGAATCTGAAGTGGGGGAAAGAGGGAGGCGGTGGTGGCGTTTGACAAATCCTGGAGTCTGGCTTGGTCTTCCTGCGTTTTTTGGGAACGGTTGAGTCGTGTTTCTTGTAAAGAGGATGTGGCGGAGAAGCAGTGTTTCCTGCCTGATAAGAGTAAAGCCTCTCTCCGTCAGGATGTTTGGGCCCCGGCCGGTCCCCGCATTAAAAGAGCCCATGGCGAGGGAAAGGGAACCTGCTGTTCATTTTACCAGGGAGGAAACATGGCTCTCGTTGATTAATATCTCACACCGTGATTTTTTTAGGACTTCGATTTGACCCTCGTCTGGTTTGGCCACACACCGGGCTCAGCACAGCTTTTCTCAATCGGTCTCTGTTGCTGGCTCCAAAGAGTGCTAGTAGCTCATGGTAATGATGTGAGTCATGGCgttgtattcatttttatgaaatgtttcaTTCAAAGGACATTTATCATGTGCCTCCAATTTCTTTTCACAAGTGAGGCTGTTATTAACAGTCTGAGTAAATGTTTAAGGTTTAGGAGAGAGGGGTTGATTGGGGCCACCAGCCCCAGGCCGAGGCTTGAATTGGGGCTTGTGACCCAGACACCTCTAGGTTCAGAGTAAGTGGACCCAATATAACCTACTCCACTGGCCTTGGGGAAGGGCATTGTGTGTCatggtaaaacacacacacattaaaatcaaTATGATTCCATACATTAAAAAATTGGCCTAATCATGGTGTGCTTGGTTTAAACAACAGAGATTATATGTAATATGTATTCAATCAATTAAATATTCAGTTACACATTGATGTAGGCAATATTAGTAGACAGACTGACATCATTTTTGAGCAAAatttagacttttatttttacgatttgtataaaaaaaaatatacaaaatagtaTCCTgcaataataaatgattatatctCAGTTAGGGGTCACAATATCAATCTTGAACAggcaaatttatattaaatgcaaaaaaacacacttttatttacataaattactCCATGGCCCAGGGAATTAGAAAATCATTTGATCTGTTATTGAGTGATTAAATGAATCACCCGAAAACTTGTCTTAAATGACTCGACTTTCTACCACTACACAGAGGAAAGCATTTAGAGCGAACTGAGCCACTAGAATGAATCAAATTTTCAACACTGCATATCAGAAAAGCTCTGATGATAATGAACTGTTTAATTTGTAATGCAAAACTGCGGACCATTTAAGTGAGCACTTGATTCTTTCAACGATGTAATTTTGCCTTCAGAGATTCCTTTCTggaatatattgcaaaatagtatccactattttaattatatttcacagacacattaacctaaataaattaagaaataaaggaGAGTTTTGATGAGTGTGTTTGATTATTCTTTCAGCTAAATCAGTGATGTTGCATTTAGTTGTGTTATCAGTAGTCTCACGCCCACGGACTGTTGACTAAACGTTTAATGCATTATATGGCACATAAAATAGGTCTTCATCACACTTCCACTTTCGAAAAGCAGAAGTTTCAAATAGTAGCATAAAAAAACTTCCGCTGCAGCTTGTGTCAATGGCTGTGCACATAGCATGGGATTATTTATTGTGAGTTATGTAAAATCAATACAGATACGTCACCTAAAGAAACCAAACTCAGTTTACAATCATTAATTGAGTATTGTGAAACCAAGGAAAATGGTTTCATGATATTCAGATGTATAAATCATGACTTAAAGGGGAGTGCGCAAGCCAcactgtatgaatgtgtgtgagcAACACTACTTCAGAGTCGTTTCATTTCAGCATCATGTTACGGGGTGTGGAAATGTCGTCACAATAACAGACTGTAACAGAGTGTAAAACTCtaggaaatattttaaatattctatgCCGCGGACTTTAAATACTTCAAATACTTTTGAGAATCCTGCGCTTAGTTGACCCTGATAAGTGctcgtcatcacagttgtaaacactaggCTTCCTActttcatgagggggtttggTGCCACAGTGTCTTTGTTTCCAGGCCGAACGTTATAGAACGCGACACACACGTCGGAAATCcagtataattcaaccaatccgatgatgacttcgaaactcctgaagtgtttccgcTTTTGagtgccatatgcatcagacgttctgCCAACATTCCGTGGGACTAGAAATTCCTTAACAATACTAATCGGAGCCAGATGTGACTACACACGGACTGTAGGACTTTGGAAGTCGTCATCAAATTGGTTGAAATAAACAGGATTTCTGGGAAACGTTTGTGTCACGTTCTTTAACCTTCCGACTAGAAACAAAGATGCCGTGATGCCAACTCACCTCGAAATTCGGACGTATTACATCCACCATGTTGCTACTGTCACATGACCTACCAGTGTCAGTTGCGttacttcactgtcattcataaaTGCTCTGCCGTGGCCTCATGGTATAGTAAAGTTTCCATCGAATGAACATTTCAGAATCCTGGCGGTAGAAATACTATTTGCCGAATACTATAAATTCTGACATACAACTCCCCTCACATACTGTTTTTCGCCTACAATATAGTTGGTAAGTACGGGATTTTGGATGAGGCACAAGAGCTTTACACACCGGCCTGTTATTGTGGGGACATTTCCACCCCCGTAAACATGACACGgcacaaaacaaaacttaattgGTTGCTTTGCTTGTCAGTCATATGTCCTCTTGAGCGGTCCTTGGCCATTCAAAGCAGCCAAGGTTCAAAGACCTTCTTGATGCATTATATGGCCTTATTTAAGATAAACTACAAAAAAAGACAGCTTAGGTAAGGATCGTAAAACAATAGCATTTAGTAATGCGGTTAAGTAGCCTGTTACTggtcatatttcaaaatattatcaaatattttcattatatttcactGGACACAATAACCTTaattaaaataagacatttaaacAGAGTTTAGACGAGGATTGTTTGAGTTTGCTTATTCTTTGGTTAAAACAGTTGCGTTTAGCACTAAAAAGTAGCTACTGggcatatttcaaaatattatccAATATTTCAATCATATTTTACTTGACACAGCAACTGAATTATACCACAAAATATAAGTATATACAGTGACCATGATAAAGCCTGTTTTAGGTTTTAGGTCACCAATATTCTCAAACACCGTGGCCATTGTAGTCGCTGTGGAGACTTTCAGGAAACCAGGGCAAACAATCAACTCATCTGCTTCAATCTTTTCCTGTGTGAAACTTGAATAATTCTCCATGCAACAGACTAAGAATACACTGCACTCAGTGTCACCCACGGAATGGCCCCTGTTTCCATGTTCCTTAAATAGGCCAGAGTGTTGGCCAGCTCAGTGCTGTGCCTGAGAATTACGTTAATGTGCAGAATGTTATGTGTTTTGTTATGTGTAAAATTAGGTCATGCATCcaatttaaatatgcaaacaGTAAACTTGACTTTGggtcaagtggtagagcattgcgttagcagcgcaaggttgtgggtttgattcccagggaaaacATGTTAGGTTAAAAATGTTAGCTTGTAAGTCGCATTTCCCCTTTTAACAGATTTCCCCTTTTTATAGACTCTTCTTGTTTTTTCTCTCTGATTGCTCCCTGGTTCTGCTCCATTCTCAGGTCAGTTCTGTGGAACGTGGATGTCAGGTAGTCTCAACTGCTTCCTGTTTCCCCAGCAGTGACGTCACATTGAGAGTGCTCCAGCATGCGCATTCTGATGGTGTGACACTGCGTGTATACATGTCCAACATTGCTGAGCACATCTGGGTAAAGTATTAAATGTCCTGAGGGAAAGAAGGTCATGTATACTGACGCCCCTGTTGGAGACATACTGGCTCGAGCTCTGATCATAAGCCTGGCTGGGTGTGGACAAAAGCCACCTGATAACGTCAGGCCATATGCTAAAATGAGTTAGACAGCAcatactgtacactgtaaaattgcaagggttttcaagaataaacaataaaatactgtCATTTTTACTGTGTAAATTAATGCAGACTGATGCAAATTGTATGCAAAAAGAAATTACACATTGCATTATTCTTTCAAAGTCATCATTATGGTTATTTGTGTTTTCTTCGGCTGAGATCTTGGAGCAGAATAAATCAGCTAATAGTAAAAAAATGTaactgcataatttatttattccagCATAGTACTCATACAGTTATAGTTATGACTGTACACAGTGCTACGTCACAGTTATTTTCCTGTTACTATTTACTGGTAAGTTAAACTGCAGTCAAACTAAATTGtgttaaatcatataaaatataattgtaaaaatacacAACAACTATTATATCTATTAGATTGTAAAACTCTTCTAAAACTCTTAAAAACGATTGTAACTATGTACTATTgtacatggaaaaaaaaatcataattaatgatgagaaaataaaagtttttacactatAACAGCAATCTATGGAAGCCAACCttgaagtaaaaaagaaaaaaaaggagtaAATCtgagataaattctttaaaaataaagtactGCATATTTTACAAATGTGAGATATAGTTGCAATTatgaaattgtgagatataacaaGACGcaataactttaataaataaatgaactcaaATCAACATATTTGATGCCCTTTACAAGTCTGCTCAAAACAGCTGTGTAGTTAAAGGGGAAACAATGACATTGACCTTGTGATTTTACAGAACGAATACCTCACTTTAGTCTACCTAATCACTCTGGTATGTTAGAGACTCACGCGCAAACCTTCCGGATGGAACAGGAGTCTGTGTCTGTCAATATGGTCACTACACATACCAGCATGTGGATCGAGAAGAATAATAACCTGCTTACTATTCATATTTGGCATCCATTACTGGTGGCTGGGGATTATAGGTCTAGCTGTTCTCCTGCATTCCTGCTCATTGTGGTAAGAACAACAGAGTCAGCGAGCAGATGTGGTGCAGGCGTGGTGCAAGGCCAGCTAAAGAATGGACCAGACCCGGCCCAGGGCCCCGTGCCATGTGGTGGAGCCAGCGCATGGGTACAGATGGGAACCCCTGGAAAACTTGAGGGATGCTGCAAGCAGCCAATGGCCACCCACCTGTACCTGCATGTGAATACGCCAGCCGTTTTGAGTCCAGCACCTGTTTACTGCAGATACTGAAAGGTGCCATTAACTGAGAAAATGAGGCTGGAGTTCCACTGCCAACCACGGGAGAGGGAATACAGCTTCCTCATTTTCCTTCTCAGAGGTAAGCGATTCCAATATCAACATTTTATGCCTCGTGTCCTCCTGCTCAGCATTGTCAGGATACTTTCGCTATGCATACTAATTGTGTAAtgtgaaatgtaatgttttaaaaatgaaacagcTCAACAAATGGATAGAAAAAAatggaacaagtcatggaactgTTCAAAAAAGGGTTTGAAAACATATCAGAACATGTTTGAAAAAATAACGTGCACACCTTGATAGTtacaaattttgaaatatataaaggtcattttttaatgtttttgatggAAGCTTCTTATGCTCACAAGTCTGCA
The sequence above is a segment of the Carassius gibelio isolate Cgi1373 ecotype wild population from Czech Republic chromosome A20, carGib1.2-hapl.c, whole genome shotgun sequence genome. Coding sequences within it:
- the LOC127938977 gene encoding transcription factor Sox-7-like, whose protein sequence is MSFSQGGAEILPWACAGSCSSHIKRFSMPEETVNHSFRGSRAPSTHLSHTALQPPAAQSKSSLSELLRNSTTKEKLLVTPAPEKQSLRRREAEVLRAHMAALISAYSSWPESFECSAGNADVPDGHTSHRAPADKVSEPRIRRPMNAFMVWAKDERKRLAVQNPDLHNAELSKMLGKSWKALTPPQKRPYVEEAERLRVQHMQDYPNYKYRPRRKKQLKRICKRVDPGFLLTTLGPDQNSPRGCCHPLDKDDESAVSGSVSFSSPSAALPGVRVFRDPASSNSSFDTYPYGLPTPPEMSPLDAVDHEHQSYYSPSSSVSTSSCSSSTSCPDDRRPTPVHMSSPHPYHPDYSQHVPLHCGSSHLGHIPMSHQGSGATLITSPPLSYYSPSFPQVQIHHGHQGHLGQLSPPPEQGHMEGLDQLSQAELLGEVDRDEFDQYLNSTSYHPEHGGMTVTGHIQVTPASVCSSSTTETSLISVLADATAAYYNNYSIS